The Algoriphagus sanaruensis genome window below encodes:
- the dinB gene encoding DNA polymerase IV: MEGKRSIVHMDLDTFFVSVERLFDSRLNGKPILIGGSSDRGVVASCSYEARKFGVHSAMPMRTARQLCPEAVIVRGDFEKYSQKSHEVTEIIKESVPLFEKSSIDEFYIDLTGMDRFFGCFKLAHELRQRIIRESGLNISMGLSENKTVSKVATGEAKPNNEKQVPSGEEKPFLAPLSVRKIPMIGEKTSQTLYNMGVKKVHTLQQMPAQLLEATFGKNGKMIWEKANGIDRSPVVPYSEAKSVSSENTFEEDTIDVKLLEATMIAMTEQLASKLRQKGQLTACVSVKIRYSDFETHTMQQRIPYTSADHTLLPVVKELFRKLYSRRLLIRLIGVRFSSLVYGNYQIKLFEDSQEQINLYQALDKLNVKYGDKTVCRAVAMGVGRRRFNPFNGMEV, from the coding sequence ATGGAAGGGAAGCGAAGTATTGTGCATATGGATTTGGACACGTTTTTTGTGTCGGTAGAGCGGCTTTTTGATAGCCGATTGAATGGCAAACCTATCCTGATCGGGGGGTCGAGTGACCGGGGAGTCGTGGCCTCCTGTAGCTACGAGGCGCGCAAGTTTGGCGTGCACTCGGCCATGCCCATGCGAACCGCACGGCAACTCTGCCCCGAGGCGGTGATCGTACGGGGGGATTTTGAGAAATACAGCCAAAAATCCCATGAAGTCACTGAGATTATCAAGGAGTCCGTCCCACTTTTTGAAAAGTCTTCCATAGACGAATTTTATATCGACCTCACGGGTATGGATCGCTTCTTTGGCTGCTTCAAACTTGCCCATGAACTCCGGCAACGCATCATCCGCGAGAGCGGACTAAATATCTCCATGGGCCTCTCAGAAAACAAGACTGTCTCCAAAGTTGCCACAGGTGAAGCCAAACCCAACAATGAGAAACAGGTGCCATCGGGTGAAGAGAAGCCATTTCTCGCTCCACTCTCCGTGCGCAAAATCCCCATGATTGGCGAGAAAACCTCCCAAACCCTCTACAACATGGGCGTCAAAAAAGTCCATACGCTTCAGCAGATGCCTGCTCAGCTTTTGGAGGCAACTTTTGGTAAAAACGGAAAAATGATCTGGGAAAAAGCCAATGGCATCGACCGATCTCCAGTGGTCCCCTACTCCGAGGCCAAGTCTGTCTCCTCCGAAAACACCTTCGAAGAGGACACAATTGACGTCAAGCTACTCGAAGCCACGATGATCGCCATGACTGAGCAACTCGCCTCCAAACTCCGGCAAAAAGGCCAACTCACGGCCTGTGTGAGTGTGAAGATTCGCTACTCGGATTTTGAAACGCATACCATGCAGCAACGAATCCCCTACACCTCGGCAGACCACACGCTCCTGCCCGTGGTGAAGGAGCTCTTTCGCAAGCTCTACAGCCGACGACTCCTCATCCGTCTGATCGGCGTGCGCTTCAGCAGCCTAGTCTATGGCAACTATCAAATCAAGCTCTTCGAAGACAGCCAAGAGCAAATCAACCTCTATCAAGCCCTCGACAAACTGAATGTGAAGTACGGCGATAAAACCGTCTGCCGAGCCGTGGCCATGGGTGTAGGAAGAAGACGGTTTAATCCTTTCAATGGGATGGAGGTATGA
- a CDS encoding four helix bundle protein — protein sequence MNEKSKYIPLKELTIYKLARELSAKAWLIYERLGYHQRKTWGDQMLEAIDSVGANIAEGYARYHFLERIRFYYISRASLSEGMDHWIDLGFERGIVAKEEHLTMFSIAKNLQIKLNGQIKTTYEAKKDLG from the coding sequence GTGAATGAAAAATCGAAGTATATCCCGCTCAAAGAATTGACGATCTATAAATTGGCAAGGGAATTATCCGCTAAGGCTTGGCTGATTTACGAGAGGTTGGGATATCATCAGCGTAAAACTTGGGGAGACCAAATGTTGGAGGCAATCGATTCTGTAGGGGCAAATATTGCGGAGGGGTATGCTAGATACCATTTTCTGGAGAGGATTAGATTTTATTATATCTCAAGAGCCTCACTATCTGAGGGTATGGATCACTGGATTGATCTTGGGTTTGAACGAGGAATCGTTGCAAAAGAAGAGCACCTAACGATGTTTTCGATCGCGAAAAATTTACAGATTAAATTAAATGGGCAGATAAAAACGACCTATGAGGCCAAGAAGGATTTAGGATAG
- a CDS encoding XRE family transcriptional regulator → MSLNSNLKFLRKKRGLTQQELADSLKITRSKLAGYELNITPTLDTLVRIAAYFNVSLDILVKENLTAYSEYKLRELLETDQFLRGRKLRILSTTVDAEGRELIEVVSQRAKASYLAGFADPEFISELPRFSLPFLPMDKKHRVFQVDGDSMLPIPDGAWIVCEYVDDWMAIKDGERYVIVTEQDGVTFKIAYNKIKSEQKLLLCSANPIYVPFEVDIEQVREVWRYRLAMS, encoded by the coding sequence ATGTCATTAAATAGCAACTTAAAATTCCTTCGAAAAAAAAGAGGCCTGACTCAGCAGGAACTGGCTGATAGTTTGAAGATTACCCGTTCCAAATTGGCGGGTTATGAACTCAACATTACGCCAACTTTGGATACTTTGGTTCGGATTGCAGCTTACTTCAATGTCTCTTTGGATATTTTGGTCAAAGAGAATCTGACAGCCTACTCTGAATACAAACTCCGCGAACTTCTTGAGACAGACCAGTTTCTCCGAGGACGAAAGCTTCGGATTCTCTCTACCACGGTAGATGCCGAAGGACGCGAACTGATCGAGGTAGTGTCCCAACGGGCGAAGGCCAGTTATCTGGCGGGTTTTGCCGATCCGGAGTTTATTTCCGAGTTGCCTAGATTTTCGCTTCCGTTTCTTCCCATGGATAAAAAGCATCGGGTTTTTCAGGTGGATGGGGATTCCATGCTGCCAATTCCTGACGGAGCTTGGATTGTGTGTGAATACGTGGATGACTGGATGGCGATCAAAGACGGAGAGCGATACGTGATCGTCACCGAGCAGGATGGGGTGACTTTCAAAATCGCCTACAATAAAATTAAATCAGAGCAGAAGTTATTGCTTTGCTCGGCTAATCCAATCTATGTTCCCTTCGAAGTCGATATTGAGCAGGTGAGGGAAGTGTGGCGGTATCGACTCGCTATGAGTTAA
- a CDS encoding RidA family protein — translation MKNIKVLLVFLFSICLSWSSFAQTPEEKLKQLGLEIPEVSQPLANYVKWRQVGNLLFLAGNGPDMFGKVGEDLSKEQGYEAARLTGLEIIAVLKAATGDLSRIKQFVKVLGMVNSAPDFTAHPAVINGFSDLMVEVFGEKGKHARSAIGVAALPNNMAVEIEVIVELEDK, via the coding sequence ATGAAAAACATCAAAGTTCTTTTAGTCTTCTTATTTTCAATTTGCTTGAGCTGGTCATCATTTGCACAGACTCCAGAAGAAAAACTCAAACAACTTGGATTGGAAATTCCAGAAGTAAGCCAGCCTTTAGCCAATTATGTGAAATGGAGGCAGGTAGGCAACTTGTTATTTTTGGCAGGAAATGGGCCGGATATGTTTGGTAAAGTAGGAGAAGACTTAAGCAAAGAACAAGGCTATGAAGCTGCAAGGCTTACCGGGCTGGAAATCATCGCGGTCCTCAAAGCTGCCACAGGAGATCTAAGCCGAATCAAGCAATTTGTTAAAGTCTTGGGAATGGTCAATTCCGCTCCAGATTTCACTGCACATCCTGCCGTGATTAATGGGTTTTCAGATTTGATGGTGGAAGTTTTTGGAGAAAAAGGAAAACACGCTCGCTCTGCCATAGGGGTAGCGGCCCTGCCTAATAATATGGCTGTCGAAATCGAAGTGATCGTGGAATTGGAGGATAAGTAG
- a CDS encoding universal stress protein, whose amino-acid sequence MKTIVVPFDFSPYSLAALKTAQRISVKNHAKVICVTVIPSELDWDLLSEEAKLKHQELIDEREEALQVLPDYIRQVAPAKAPIDLVVKIGVPSEQILRVAEQNQADLILIGAYGKGFKDGNFLGSNLQKVLRNSCCAVLAVKEALDGNAFRKIAFATVFNPSGKEAFEKILPLAKAFKSSIHLLFVNTPEHFTNSAVSDAQMAEFIKGNEQFVIHKQVYNHKEAEQGIMEFCEKEGIKLVGLVSGNRKHASSYVIGTTETLIYKSDLGVLSLNK is encoded by the coding sequence ATGAAAACGATTGTTGTTCCTTTTGACTTTTCTCCCTACTCACTTGCTGCACTAAAGACTGCTCAGCGGATCAGTGTAAAGAATCATGCAAAGGTTATTTGCGTGACGGTTATTCCATCTGAATTAGACTGGGATTTGCTTTCTGAAGAAGCCAAACTCAAGCATCAAGAGTTGATTGATGAGCGGGAAGAGGCCTTACAAGTATTGCCAGATTATATTCGACAAGTGGCCCCAGCTAAGGCTCCCATTGATTTGGTGGTCAAAATCGGTGTCCCTAGCGAGCAAATTCTCAGAGTTGCTGAACAAAATCAGGCAGATCTGATCCTGATTGGTGCCTATGGAAAAGGGTTTAAAGATGGAAACTTCCTTGGTTCTAACCTGCAAAAAGTATTGCGAAATTCTTGTTGCGCAGTACTCGCAGTCAAGGAAGCCTTAGATGGCAATGCTTTCCGAAAAATTGCCTTTGCGACTGTTTTTAATCCCTCAGGTAAAGAGGCTTTTGAGAAAATCCTACCCCTAGCTAAAGCATTTAAATCCTCCATTCATTTGTTATTTGTCAATACACCCGAACACTTTACCAACTCGGCTGTATCCGATGCGCAAATGGCAGAATTTATAAAAGGCAACGAACAGTTTGTGATTCATAAGCAAGTTTACAATCACAAAGAAGCTGAACAGGGGATCATGGAGTTTTGTGAAAAAGAAGGGATCAAATTGGTAGGCTTAGTTTCGGGAAATAGAAAACATGCCTCCTCTTATGTCATCGGGACTACCGAGACCTTGATTTATAAATCTGACTTGGGAGTGTTGAGCTTGAATAAATAA
- a CDS encoding DUF6089 family protein gives MRRLLVVLVFLISWNAHSQSFYRYRFEEPWSISASIGPTQYFGELYSFWKYNEGVQPDWNANFAVNYTFGTHMRARVQGTYYKMSGSDPPSDPRAYRTPRNLSFQAKNWEAAGIIEYYFHPVKLNNITRHLWNPYIFAGLGMSTNNPQAQLDGRWVDLRPLQLENNPYEKYIIVFPMGLGFKYKLNVYMDLKFEGNYRYTLTDYMDDISAYNVKEFYLDLVDDYVTGANPDRLRLAIRNPNFMDENGMPDVQKILQNNGRIRRGSGLQHRYDGYLTFNVGLEIYLSEDILDNWIFRNRIYEKRFRFW, from the coding sequence ATGAGACGATTACTGGTAGTGTTGGTGTTTTTGATTTCTTGGAATGCACATTCCCAGAGCTTCTATCGTTACCGTTTTGAGGAGCCATGGTCCATTTCGGCCAGTATAGGCCCAACCCAATATTTTGGCGAATTGTATTCATTTTGGAAATACAATGAAGGGGTACAACCCGACTGGAATGCCAATTTCGCAGTGAATTACACCTTCGGCACTCACATGAGAGCCCGGGTGCAAGGCACCTATTACAAGATGTCGGGATCTGATCCTCCATCTGATCCACGAGCCTATCGAACACCTCGGAATCTTTCTTTTCAGGCAAAAAACTGGGAAGCCGCTGGGATCATTGAATATTATTTTCACCCGGTAAAACTTAACAACATCACTCGTCACCTTTGGAACCCCTATATTTTTGCTGGGTTAGGTATGTCTACGAATAATCCTCAAGCTCAACTTGACGGTCGATGGGTAGATCTTCGCCCACTTCAACTCGAGAATAACCCCTACGAAAAATACATCATCGTATTTCCGATGGGACTTGGTTTCAAGTACAAGCTAAATGTGTACATGGACTTGAAATTTGAGGGAAATTACCGATACACATTAACCGACTACATGGATGATATCTCGGCCTACAATGTGAAGGAATTTTACTTAGACCTAGTCGATGATTACGTGACCGGTGCCAATCCTGACCGCCTTCGTCTAGCGATCCGAAATCCAAATTTCATGGATGAAAACGGTATGCCAGATGTCCAGAAAATCCTTCAAAATAATGGCAGAATCCGACGTGGATCTGGCCTCCAACACCGATACGACGGATATTTAACCTTTAATGTCGGGCTGGAGATCTACCTTTCGGAAGACATTCTGGACAACTGGATTTTCAGAAACAGAATCTACGAGAAACGATTCCGATTCTGGTAA
- a CDS encoding mechanosensitive ion channel family protein: protein MENPTDFLEWLEKLINQPLLKLGDSKLTLALLLTLAISFTVLFVGSEWIRRILVNKILTKRDIAIGTRESIGTIVKYILVLAGIFSILQTNGIDLSAFGVLAGAIGVGIGFGLQNITNNFISGLIILFEQPIKVGDRIEVGEVNGDVVKISSRATTIITNDNISIIVPNSKFIDSEVINWSHNEHRIRFNFPVGVSYKENPEKVKRILLEVANSNPGVLRSPESDVLFDSYGDNSINFNLRVWTTSYVNKPKVLRSELYYEIFRRFAEENIEIPFPQRDLHLRTGFENLPKTPNI from the coding sequence ATGGAAAACCCAACTGATTTTCTGGAATGGCTGGAAAAGTTAATCAATCAGCCTTTGCTTAAACTTGGTGACTCCAAGTTAACCCTTGCACTCCTACTTACCTTAGCGATTTCGTTTACGGTACTTTTTGTGGGTTCTGAATGGATCAGAAGAATTTTGGTCAATAAAATCTTGACCAAACGAGACATTGCTATTGGTACAAGAGAGTCAATTGGCACCATCGTGAAATATATTTTGGTGTTAGCCGGAATCTTTTCCATCCTTCAGACCAATGGCATCGACCTAAGTGCTTTTGGAGTCCTTGCAGGTGCCATAGGTGTTGGGATAGGTTTTGGACTTCAAAACATCACCAACAACTTTATTTCGGGTTTGATCATCCTATTTGAGCAACCCATCAAAGTAGGCGATCGAATAGAAGTTGGTGAAGTAAATGGCGATGTGGTAAAAATATCCTCACGGGCCACCACCATTATTACCAACGATAATATCAGCATCATTGTCCCGAACAGTAAGTTTATCGACAGTGAAGTGATCAATTGGTCGCATAATGAACATCGGATTCGGTTTAACTTTCCTGTCGGTGTTTCCTACAAAGAAAACCCAGAAAAAGTAAAGCGGATTTTACTCGAAGTAGCAAATTCAAATCCAGGAGTATTAAGAAGTCCCGAAAGCGATGTGCTGTTTGACAGCTATGGAGACAATAGCATCAATTTCAATCTAAGAGTCTGGACAACCTCGTATGTCAACAAACCAAAAGTGCTCCGAAGTGAACTGTATTATGAGATTTTCAGGAGGTTTGCTGAGGAAAATATTGAGATCCCATTTCCTCAGCGAGACTTACACCTTCGCACAGGATTTGAAAATCTGCCAAAAACACCTAATATTTGA
- a CDS encoding bifunctional GNAT family N-acetyltransferase/carbon-nitrogen hydrolase family protein produces the protein MSKQREELEHRLRLRNIKLSDYEDIREIMVSIYKNQGGAWTKAELKNQLKAFPEGQICIEDNGKVIAAALSIIVDYAKFGDNHTYDEITGYGKFDTHDPDGDTLYGTDIFVHSEYRGMRLGRRLYDARKELCENLNLRSIIAGGRIPGYFKYADEMTPRKYIDFVKNREIFDPVLSFQLANEFHVRKVITKYLPEDTDSRAYATLLEWINIYYEKDEKLIGNKKSIVRLGLVQWKMRRFSNVDDLMQQVEFFVDTVSGYKSDFCLLPEFFNAPMLAEFNDMDASEAIRNLADYTNEIVSRMSELAVSYNVNIIAGSMPEYDGKKLRNVSYLCRRDGTMDKQYKLHITPDEQAYWGLQGGNGINVFDTDAGRIGILICYDVEFPELGRILAEQEMDILFVPFWTDTKNAFLRVNTCAKARAIENECYVAITGSVGNLPKVENMDIQYSQAAIFSPSDFSFPHDATVAMASENAETTIVADVDLDLLTKQRKAGSVRNLEQRRLDLYSIQWKQKK, from the coding sequence ATGAGTAAGCAACGAGAAGAATTAGAACATCGGCTCAGACTTCGAAATATCAAACTTTCGGATTATGAAGATATCCGCGAGATCATGGTTTCGATCTACAAAAATCAAGGTGGAGCATGGACCAAGGCCGAACTTAAAAATCAGCTTAAGGCGTTTCCTGAAGGCCAGATTTGTATCGAGGATAACGGCAAAGTTATCGCTGCAGCATTGAGTATCATTGTAGATTATGCCAAGTTTGGAGATAATCATACTTATGATGAAATCACCGGATATGGAAAGTTTGATACCCATGATCCAGATGGAGATACGCTTTATGGGACGGATATTTTTGTTCATTCCGAATACCGAGGAATGCGTCTAGGTCGTCGTTTGTACGATGCTCGAAAAGAACTCTGTGAAAATCTAAACTTGCGTTCAATTATCGCTGGAGGAAGGATTCCTGGATACTTCAAGTATGCAGATGAGATGACTCCTAGGAAATACATCGACTTTGTAAAGAATCGAGAAATCTTTGATCCCGTATTGTCTTTTCAGCTCGCGAATGAATTTCACGTTCGAAAGGTCATCACCAAGTATTTGCCGGAAGACACGGATTCTCGGGCTTATGCTACCCTTTTGGAGTGGATCAATATCTATTACGAAAAGGATGAAAAACTCATCGGGAACAAAAAATCAATTGTTCGTCTTGGGCTTGTCCAATGGAAAATGAGAAGATTTTCCAATGTGGACGATTTGATGCAACAGGTGGAGTTTTTCGTGGATACGGTCTCCGGGTATAAGTCCGATTTTTGCCTTCTTCCTGAGTTTTTCAATGCACCGATGCTGGCGGAATTTAATGATATGGATGCCTCTGAGGCCATCCGGAATCTAGCTGACTATACCAATGAAATCGTCTCTCGGATGAGTGAGCTCGCAGTTTCATATAACGTGAATATCATTGCCGGATCCATGCCTGAATATGACGGTAAAAAACTGCGAAACGTATCCTATCTCTGCCGAAGAGATGGAACCATGGACAAGCAATACAAACTACACATCACTCCAGATGAACAGGCGTATTGGGGCCTTCAAGGAGGAAATGGAATCAATGTATTTGATACAGACGCTGGTCGTATCGGAATTTTGATTTGTTATGATGTGGAATTCCCTGAACTCGGGCGAATTCTCGCAGAACAAGAAATGGATATTCTTTTCGTGCCCTTCTGGACGGATACCAAAAATGCATTCCTTCGGGTCAATACCTGTGCAAAAGCTCGGGCAATCGAAAATGAATGTTATGTAGCAATTACCGGTTCGGTAGGTAACCTTCCTAAAGTTGAAAACATGGATATTCAATATTCACAGGCAGCTATTTTCTCTCCTTCGGATTTTTCATTTCCACATGATGCTACAGTTGCAATGGCATCCGAAAATGCAGAAACAACCATCGTGGCCGATGTGGATTTAGACCTATTAACCAAACAGCGAAAGGCGGGAAGTGTCCGGAATCTCGAACAACGACGCCTTGATCTCTATTCAA